From the Triticum urartu cultivar G1812 unplaced genomic scaffold, Tu2.1 TuUngrouped_contig_6002, whole genome shotgun sequence genome, one window contains:
- the LOC125530003 gene encoding uncharacterized protein LOC125530003: MCSSMSRSSATPPPSHHTSNQMPPLPLIRCPECNAGYVLWFVSGTELNPGRHFYKCERHGHGGCKFWKWENKYIQYLSQRWGHLISHALVHRHVALLEQNHAFLKNILMLCLANLVVMVTIFLLKF, encoded by the exons ATGTGTTCGTCCATGTCCCGTAGCAGTGCGACACCACCGCCATCTCATCACACGAGCAACCAGATGCCGCCACTCCCGCTCATCCGTTGCCCCGAATGCAACGCCGGCTACGTCCTGTGGTTTGTCTCCGGGACAGAACTAAACCCAGGGAGGCACTTCTACAAGTGCGAACGGCATGGG CATGGAGGGTGCAAGTTTTGGAAGTGGGAGAACAAGTACATACAGTACTTAAGCCAGCGGTGGGGACATCTGATTTCGCACGCGTTGGTTCATCGCCACGTCGCGCTGCTCGAGCAGAACCATGCATTCCTGAAGAACATATTGATGCTGTGCCTCGCGAATTTGGTGGTCATGGTCACTATCTTCCTCCTCAAGTTCTGA